From the genome of Candidatus Methylopumilus turicensis, one region includes:
- the rpsT gene encoding 30S ribosomal protein S20 gives MANTAQARKRARQAVKQRAHNASLRSTLRTAIKKIIKAVEAGDKGAAQAAYSENVSVIDRIADKNIIHKNKAARHKSRLNASIKAMA, from the coding sequence ATGGCTAATACCGCGCAGGCAAGAAAACGTGCTCGTCAGGCAGTTAAGCAACGCGCCCATAACGCCAGCTTGCGTTCTACTTTGCGCACCGCGATCAAAAAGATCATTAAAGCGGTAGAAGCTGGTGACAAAGGTGCTGCTCAAGCTGCATACTCTGAAAATGTGAGTGTTATTGATCGCATTGCAGACAAGAACATTATTCACAAAAATAAAGCTGCTCGTCATAAGAGCCGTTTGAACGCTTCAATTAAGGCAATGGCTTAA
- a CDS encoding transporter, translating to MKCYSLKFTLISFLFALQSYEALAIDLQPNDARPPPPGISTIQLTYQHSERSDFFKAGIKTDGSGQISSDVYQWRLGHSFTIANQPAYVYANVPMGAVHPQKSLAGLSSDSGLGDTTFLLAYWPYANRETHRYFALGAYLSLPIGSYDKNRYFNVGENVYRTALQAAYQQPIADKLNVMAALDVVWTGDNAEYLYQARQTKLQQSAQYNAQVGLSYALTPVYEVSASYFYTLGAEGTIDGVKQDNAKDIQRYQVFARAKYPIGRFTVQYGSDIKTENGYFEDQRLTLRYLKVF from the coding sequence ATGAAGTGTTACTCCTTAAAATTTACCCTCATCAGCTTTTTGTTCGCGCTGCAATCTTATGAAGCGCTAGCGATTGATTTGCAGCCTAACGATGCACGTCCGCCGCCTCCTGGCATCAGTACCATACAATTGACTTATCAGCATTCCGAGCGCAGTGATTTTTTCAAAGCCGGGATTAAGACAGATGGTTCTGGGCAAATCTCTTCAGATGTTTACCAATGGCGTTTGGGTCATTCATTCACCATTGCAAACCAACCCGCCTATGTTTATGCGAATGTGCCAATGGGAGCTGTTCACCCGCAAAAGTCTCTTGCTGGACTATCAAGTGACTCTGGATTAGGGGACACCACTTTTTTATTAGCCTATTGGCCCTATGCCAATCGTGAAACCCATCGATATTTTGCCCTTGGGGCATATCTTTCTTTACCCATAGGAAGTTACGATAAAAATCGTTACTTTAACGTTGGAGAGAATGTCTACAGAACGGCTTTGCAGGCAGCTTATCAACAGCCAATTGCTGATAAGTTGAATGTAATGGCCGCATTGGATGTAGTGTGGACTGGAGATAATGCGGAGTATTTATACCAAGCAAGACAAACCAAGCTTCAACAAAGTGCGCAATATAATGCGCAAGTGGGGTTGAGTTACGCGTTAACACCCGTCTATGAGGTCTCAGCGAGCTACTTCTATACACTCGGTGCAGAAGGAACAATCGATGGTGTCAAACAGGATAATGCAAAAGACATCCAACGCTATCAAGTGTTTGCCAGGGCCAAATACCCTATTGGGCGCTTCACTGTGCAATATGGTAGTGATATCAAAACAGAAAATGGTTATTTTGAAGATCAGCGACTTACTTTGCGATATTTGAAAGTTTTTTAG
- a CDS encoding 5-(carboxyamino)imidazole ribonucleotide synthase translates to MLGGGQLGRFFVIAAHEMGYRVTVLDPDKNSPAGKIADVHLCADYDDAAALKTMAETCQAITTEFENVPASTLENLAQTRTVRPSAKAVSIAQHRVLEKQFIRDAGIPVAPFVVVNAASDLPADADAIYPAILKVARFGYDGKGQARVADKAQAQTAFEAFKGEQCVLEKMLSLDYEVSVVLARDAQGNVAAYPLAENSHLNGILDVSIVPARAPKAIQDQARQLAIKIAEKLEYVGVLAVEFFVSNGELLANEMAPRPHNSGHYTIDSNVTNQFEQQLRALVGLPLGDSRLHSQAVMVNILGDVWKNGTEPAWDKIFARPELKLHLYGKHEPRPGRKMGHYTVIGADQETVIVNAIKAREELGIG, encoded by the coding sequence ATGTTGGGCGGCGGCCAGCTTGGTCGGTTTTTTGTGATTGCTGCCCACGAAATGGGTTATCGCGTTACCGTGCTAGATCCAGATAAAAATAGCCCTGCAGGCAAAATTGCGGATGTGCATTTATGTGCTGATTATGATGACGCTGCTGCATTAAAAACCATGGCAGAAACTTGCCAAGCGATTACAACTGAATTCGAAAACGTTCCTGCAAGCACCTTGGAAAATTTGGCGCAGACACGTACTGTTCGTCCATCAGCTAAAGCAGTTTCAATTGCGCAACATCGCGTATTAGAAAAACAATTTATCCGTGACGCCGGCATTCCAGTTGCGCCATTTGTCGTGGTGAATGCGGCATCAGATTTGCCAGCAGATGCTGATGCAATTTATCCTGCCATTTTAAAAGTGGCGCGTTTTGGCTATGACGGCAAAGGCCAAGCGCGTGTTGCCGACAAAGCGCAAGCGCAAACAGCTTTTGAAGCATTCAAAGGCGAGCAGTGCGTATTAGAAAAAATGTTGAGCTTGGATTATGAAGTTTCAGTAGTGTTAGCTCGCGATGCGCAAGGTAATGTTGCGGCTTATCCTTTGGCTGAAAATAGTCACTTAAATGGCATTTTGGATGTCAGTATTGTGCCAGCGCGTGCGCCAAAAGCCATTCAAGACCAGGCGCGTCAATTGGCGATTAAGATTGCTGAGAAGTTGGAGTACGTTGGTGTGCTAGCAGTTGAGTTTTTTGTGAGCAATGGCGAGTTGTTAGCCAATGAAATGGCCCCGCGCCCTCACAATTCAGGCCATTACACTATTGATTCAAATGTTACCAATCAGTTTGAACAACAATTGCGAGCTTTAGTGGGTTTGCCTTTGGGTGACAGTCGTTTGCATAGCCAGGCAGTGATGGTCAATATTCTTGGCGACGTTTGGAAAAACGGTACTGAGCCTGCTTGGGATAAGATTTTCGCCAGACCAGAACTAAAACTGCATTTGTATGGCAAGCATGAGCCACGCCCGGGGCGTAAGATGGGCCACTATACTGTCATTGGTGCAGATCAAGAGACGGTGATTGTGAATGCAATCAAAGCGCGTGAAGAGTTAGGGATTGGGTAA
- the ileS gene encoding isoleucine--tRNA ligase — MTEDSKQDSKYKLNLPETSFPMRGDLAKREPAWLKEWQDKKLYERIRKARAGKPKFILHDGPPYANGDIHIGHAVNKILKDIIVKSKTMSGFDAPYVPGWDCHGLPIELVVEKNHGKEIAPAKFRELCRDYAKEQVERQKKDFVRLGVLGDWDNPYLTMDFKTEADIMRALGDIYKNGYLYQGSKPVHWCVDCGSALAEAEVEYEDVNSPAIDVGFKVSGNQPDLNKAFGIEILGDVFAVIWTTTPWTLPANQAVSVHPELDYDLIQTSKGLLILGHDLAQATLTRYGEEDAKTLASCKGAALNGIQLNHPFDKRQVPVICGEHVTTEAGTGLVHTAAAHGNDDWLVMRANFPQEKPRVLIGADGKFFTSDLVELEAIRGLSRQDANKVILGLMQESGALVASARLNHSFPHCWRHKTPLMQLATHQWFIGMNETDASGKSLREYANKAVDETEFFPSWGRARLEAMIKNRPDWCVSRQRNWGVPMPLFVHKETGEPHPKTAELLEQAALLTEQTGVEAWFSLDAAAFLAKHAPENADQYKKVTDTLDVWFDSGSTHAAVLKRRPELKHPAALYLEGSDQHRGWFQSSLLTGCAIDGRAPYEALLTHGFVVDGAGHKMSKSKGNVVAPQKVMDTYGADILRLWVASTDYSGELTISDEILKRVAESYRRIRNTLRFLMANLADFDASKDLLPVDQWLEIDRYALVLTAKLQTEVLADFDRYEFHLAVQKFVGFCSEDLGSFYLDILKDRLYTTGEKSHARRAAQSALYHITQTMMRLMAPILSFTANEIWQTLGLDKDATVFEELWYDLPAHGLSDAQIDDWKNIIEVRALANKAIEEKRGAGEVGSSLQAEISIAADGAAYDSLARMEDALHFVLITSQANLEKQSGSGLTFKVAASKHAKCDRCWHYREDVGASAEHPTICGRCVSNLFGQGEKRTHA; from the coding sequence ATGACTGAAGATTCAAAACAAGACTCGAAATATAAGCTCAATCTCCCTGAGACCAGCTTCCCTATGCGTGGCGACTTGGCTAAGCGTGAACCAGCGTGGCTTAAAGAATGGCAAGATAAAAAGCTCTATGAGCGCATTCGCAAAGCGCGCGCGGGTAAACCTAAATTTATTTTGCATGATGGCCCGCCCTACGCAAACGGCGATATTCATATCGGTCATGCGGTGAATAAAATTCTTAAAGACATTATCGTTAAATCTAAAACCATGAGCGGTTTTGATGCCCCTTATGTGCCAGGTTGGGATTGCCACGGCTTGCCGATTGAGTTGGTGGTTGAGAAAAATCACGGTAAGGAAATTGCCCCAGCTAAATTCCGCGAGCTTTGCCGTGACTATGCAAAAGAACAAGTGGAACGCCAAAAGAAAGACTTCGTACGTTTGGGCGTGTTGGGCGATTGGGATAATCCTTATCTCACCATGGATTTTAAAACTGAAGCCGACATCATGCGCGCTTTAGGTGATATTTATAAAAACGGCTATTTGTATCAAGGCAGTAAACCTGTGCATTGGTGCGTAGATTGTGGTTCTGCACTGGCAGAGGCTGAAGTTGAATATGAAGATGTGAACTCACCAGCGATTGATGTGGGCTTTAAAGTGTCAGGCAATCAGCCTGACTTAAACAAAGCGTTTGGCATTGAAATCTTGGGCGATGTTTTTGCCGTGATTTGGACGACGACACCTTGGACTCTGCCTGCCAACCAAGCCGTGAGTGTGCATCCTGAGTTGGATTATGACCTCATTCAAACCAGCAAAGGTTTGTTAATTCTTGGCCATGATTTAGCGCAAGCAACATTAACGCGATATGGTGAAGAGGATGCTAAAACACTCGCGTCATGCAAAGGTGCTGCCTTAAATGGTATTCAGTTAAATCACCCTTTTGATAAGCGCCAAGTGCCAGTCATTTGTGGCGAGCATGTGACCACTGAAGCTGGTACTGGCTTGGTGCATACCGCTGCTGCGCATGGTAATGATGACTGGTTGGTCATGCGTGCTAACTTCCCGCAAGAAAAACCACGTGTTCTCATTGGTGCAGACGGTAAATTTTTTACTAGTGATTTAGTTGAGCTTGAGGCGATTCGTGGTTTAAGTCGTCAAGACGCAAATAAGGTGATTTTAGGTTTGATGCAAGAAAGTGGCGCTTTAGTTGCAAGCGCCCGCCTAAACCATAGCTTCCCCCATTGCTGGCGCCATAAAACGCCACTCATGCAATTGGCTACACACCAATGGTTTATTGGCATGAATGAAACAGACGCATCGGGTAAAAGCCTGCGTGAGTATGCCAATAAAGCTGTCGATGAAACCGAGTTTTTCCCGAGTTGGGGTCGTGCGCGTTTAGAGGCCATGATTAAAAACCGTCCTGATTGGTGTGTTTCACGCCAACGAAATTGGGGCGTGCCGATGCCACTATTCGTGCACAAAGAAACTGGCGAGCCACATCCAAAAACAGCTGAGTTATTAGAACAAGCTGCTTTGCTGACAGAGCAAACAGGCGTTGAAGCTTGGTTTAGTTTAGATGCCGCTGCTTTCTTGGCCAAACATGCACCAGAAAACGCAGACCAATACAAAAAAGTGACTGATACTTTAGACGTTTGGTTTGATTCGGGCTCAACGCATGCGGCTGTGCTTAAACGTCGTCCAGAATTAAAACACCCTGCTGCTTTGTATTTAGAAGGTTCAGACCAACATCGTGGTTGGTTCCAAAGCTCACTTTTAACAGGGTGTGCGATTGATGGCCGCGCCCCTTACGAAGCCCTGCTCACGCATGGTTTTGTGGTGGATGGTGCTGGTCACAAAATGAGTAAATCCAAAGGCAACGTGGTTGCGCCGCAAAAGGTAATGGATACTTACGGTGCCGACATCTTACGTTTGTGGGTAGCATCGACTGATTACTCAGGTGAACTGACGATTTCTGATGAGATTCTCAAGCGCGTGGCAGAAAGCTATCGCCGCATTCGTAATACTTTACGTTTCTTAATGGCCAATTTAGCTGACTTTGATGCAAGCAAAGATTTACTGCCCGTTGACCAATGGCTTGAAATTGACCGTTATGCACTTGTGCTTACAGCGAAATTACAAACAGAAGTCTTGGCGGATTTTGATCGTTATGAGTTTCACTTGGCGGTGCAAAAATTTGTGGGCTTCTGCTCTGAAGATTTAGGCAGTTTTTATTTAGACATTCTTAAAGACCGTCTCTATACCACGGGTGAAAAGTCACATGCTCGTCGTGCGGCGCAAAGCGCTTTGTATCACATTACCCAAACCATGATGCGTTTGATGGCGCCTATCTTGAGCTTTACGGCTAACGAGATTTGGCAAACATTAGGCTTGGATAAAGACGCAACCGTATTCGAAGAGCTTTGGTATGACTTGCCTGCGCATGGTTTGAGCGATGCCCAAATCGACGACTGGAAAAACATTATCGAAGTGCGTGCGTTAGCCAATAAGGCAATTGAAGAAAAACGTGGTGCAGGTGAGGTGGGTTCTTCATTGCAGGCTGAAATCAGCATTGCTGCGGATGGCGCTGCTTATGATTCACTTGCTCGTATGGAAGATGCGCTTCATTTTGTATTGATTACTTCGCAAGCGAATCTTGAAAAGCAATCAGGTTCAGGTTTGACATTCAAGGTTGCGGCAAGCAAACACGCTAAATGTGACCGTTGCTGGCATTATCGTGAGGATGTAGGCGCAAGCGCTGAGCACCCAACGATTTGTGGTCGCTGTGTGAGCAATTTATTTGGTCAAGGTGAAAAGCGTACCCATGCGTAA
- a CDS encoding bifunctional riboflavin kinase/FAD synthetase translates to MQILRHFPSESNQPCALAIGNFDGVHLGHQALLKELKAVASAQSLQMAVMTFDPHPREFFSPEKAPARLASLREKLERFADAGVDVVYLCRFNQRFASLSGEAFINDILIKSLNAKTVLVGEDFSFGAGRRGGVVDIANAGLNLISLPQVNLSDEDVQSLGDSERVSSTRIRNALAAGRLDVAKNLLGRPYSISGKVIHGAQLGRKLGFPTANVHMRHERPALTGVYAVKLNGLNGVANLGVRPTIAGVPKLLLEVHLFDFDGDLYDKHVHVEFFHKIRDEMKFDGLDALKAQIAKDVQVARHFFK, encoded by the coding sequence ATGCAAATCCTTAGACATTTCCCTAGTGAGAGTAATCAGCCATGTGCATTGGCGATAGGCAATTTTGATGGAGTGCATTTAGGTCATCAAGCTTTGCTCAAAGAGCTTAAAGCAGTGGCAAGCGCGCAATCATTACAAATGGCAGTGATGACGTTTGATCCGCATCCGCGCGAGTTTTTTTCACCAGAAAAAGCGCCAGCGAGATTAGCCTCACTAAGAGAAAAGTTAGAGCGCTTTGCAGATGCTGGCGTTGATGTTGTGTATTTGTGCCGATTTAATCAGCGCTTTGCCAGCTTGAGTGGTGAAGCTTTTATCAACGATATTTTGATTAAATCGCTCAATGCTAAAACTGTTTTAGTGGGTGAAGATTTTAGTTTCGGTGCAGGTCGCCGTGGCGGCGTTGTTGATATTGCTAATGCAGGATTAAATCTCATTAGCCTGCCGCAAGTTAATTTAAGCGATGAAGATGTGCAATCCCTTGGCGATAGTGAGCGTGTTTCTAGCACCCGCATAAGAAATGCGCTTGCGGCAGGTCGGCTTGATGTCGCTAAAAATCTACTTGGTCGTCCTTATAGTATTAGTGGCAAAGTGATTCACGGAGCGCAATTAGGTAGAAAGCTAGGGTTTCCGACAGCAAATGTGCATATGCGGCACGAACGACCTGCCTTAACCGGTGTGTATGCAGTAAAATTAAACGGTTTGAATGGCGTTGCCAATTTAGGCGTGAGGCCGACCATTGCTGGTGTGCCTAAGTTGCTGTTAGAAGTGCACTTATTTGATTTTGATGGTGATTTATACGACAAGCATGTGCATGTCGAGTTTTTCCATAAAATTCGAGATGAAATGAAATTTGACGGTTTAGACGCGTTAAAAGCCCAAATCGCAAAAGACGTGCAAGTGGCACGTCATTTTTTCAAATAA
- the lspA gene encoding signal peptidase II, which translates to MRKWLSLSGIVIAIDVYTKHLIQQAFEYGERVQISSFFDLVRFHNEGAAFSFLANQGGWQHFFFAAVAIVASAVMVYLLRKNPEQKLFCFAIALVLGGALGNLYDRLTLGYVVDFLFFHYQAFYWPAFNVADSAITGGVVLLLIDGFKNPQR; encoded by the coding sequence ATGCGTAAATGGTTAAGCCTTAGCGGGATTGTGATTGCGATAGACGTTTACACCAAACATCTTATTCAGCAGGCGTTTGAATATGGCGAACGCGTTCAAATCTCTTCGTTCTTTGATTTGGTTCGCTTTCATAATGAAGGTGCGGCGTTTAGTTTTTTAGCAAATCAAGGTGGTTGGCAGCATTTCTTTTTTGCGGCTGTGGCGATTGTCGCTTCCGCTGTTATGGTCTATTTGCTGCGTAAAAATCCTGAGCAAAAGCTATTTTGTTTTGCGATTGCGCTGGTGTTGGGTGGGGCGTTAGGCAACCTCTACGATAGGCTGACTTTGGGCTATGTGGTGGATTTCCTATTCTTCCATTACCAAGCTTTTTATTGGCCAGCATTTAATGTGGCCGATTCCGCAATCACTGGCGGTGTTGTATTGCTATTGATTGATGGTTTTAAAAATCCTCAGCGCTAG
- the obgE gene encoding GTPase ObgE, giving the protein MKFIDEATIKLFAGDGGNGVATFRREKYEPMGGPNGGDGGHGGSVYFEADRNINTLVDYRYTRSFRAQRGENGRGSDCYGAGGDDMVLRVPVGTVISDKASGQTLIDLAEHGQRAMLAKGGKGGLGNIHFKSSLNRSPRQCTKGEPGEEIELYLELKVLADVGLLGMPNAGKSTFIRSVSAAKPKVADYPFTTLHPNLGVVRVDTNRSFVIADIPGLIEGAAEGAGLGHQFLRHLARTRLLLHIVDLAPYDEAVDPVAEARAIVEELRKYDEELYNKPRWLVLNKVDMLENSAEKVAEFVKAYGWKGRTFATSAISGIGCKELVYAIMDHVEEVSAKAREEEDAEQAKLAAEKLARKEAAALKRAESAE; this is encoded by the coding sequence ATGAAATTTATAGATGAAGCTACCATTAAGCTTTTTGCGGGTGATGGCGGTAATGGTGTAGCAACTTTCCGTCGTGAAAAATATGAGCCCATGGGCGGACCAAATGGCGGCGATGGCGGCCATGGCGGTTCCGTATACTTTGAGGCTGACCGCAATATTAATACATTGGTCGATTATCGCTATACACGTAGCTTCCGCGCACAGCGTGGTGAAAACGGCCGTGGCTCTGATTGTTACGGCGCTGGTGGTGATGACATGGTGTTGCGCGTACCTGTTGGCACTGTCATTAGTGATAAAGCCTCAGGTCAAACATTGATTGATCTGGCCGAGCACGGGCAGCGTGCGATGTTGGCTAAAGGTGGCAAGGGTGGTTTAGGTAATATTCACTTCAAGTCGAGTTTGAATCGCTCACCACGCCAGTGCACTAAAGGTGAGCCAGGCGAAGAAATTGAACTTTATCTAGAGCTTAAAGTGTTGGCTGATGTGGGTTTGCTTGGTATGCCCAATGCAGGTAAATCGACGTTTATTCGTTCGGTTTCAGCCGCAAAGCCAAAGGTTGCCGACTATCCGTTTACCACCTTGCATCCTAATTTGGGCGTTGTTCGCGTTGATACTAACCGCAGTTTTGTAATCGCGGACATTCCTGGGTTGATTGAAGGTGCTGCTGAAGGTGCTGGTCTTGGTCACCAGTTCCTACGCCATTTAGCACGTACGCGTTTGCTGCTTCATATTGTGGATTTAGCGCCATATGATGAGGCGGTTGATCCGGTGGCTGAAGCTAGAGCGATTGTAGAAGAGCTTCGCAAATATGATGAAGAGCTTTATAACAAACCACGTTGGTTGGTGTTGAATAAAGTCGACATGCTTGAAAACTCAGCCGAAAAAGTAGCTGAGTTTGTAAAAGCTTACGGCTGGAAAGGCCGTACTTTTGCGACTTCTGCAATCAGCGGTATCGGCTGTAAAGAGCTTGTGTATGCGATTATGGATCATGTGGAAGAAGTGAGCGCAAAAGCGCGTGAAGAGGAAGATGCTGAACAAGCAAAACTAGCGGCTGAAAAGTTAGCTCGCAAAGAAGCGGCAGCATTAAAGAGAGCTGAAAGCGCAGAATAA
- the murJ gene encoding murein biosynthesis integral membrane protein MurJ encodes MNLLKALATVGSMTFLSRILGFVRDTLIARVFGAGVATDAFFVAFKIPNLLRRISAEGAFSQAFVPILAEYKKQRSVDETKALINHVATLLGLFLVVITILGMLAAPWVVQVSAPGFAADKAKFDLTVDLLRVTFPYIFFISLVSLAGGVLNTFGNFRVPAMTPVWLNLSFIAAVMFVAPYFDHSVMVLGWAVFAGGIAQLIYQLPYLRKLGLLPRFEINLKDAGVWRILKLMGPAIFGVSIAQISLLINTIFASFLVTGSVSWLYYADRLMEFPTGILGVALGTILLPSLAKSYADKSDGEYSQLLDWGLRLTFILALPAAVALAVLSVPLVTGLFHYGAFSALDVEMTRQALMAYSLGLLGLILVKVLAPAFYSRQNIKTPVKIALFTLASTQLMNLAFIGPFKHAGLALAIGLGACMNAGLLYFYLRKAGVFKPQPGWYAFMAKLALAVGAMALVLHFAAGSDATWMAYKLVPKLLHLLILLVLGSGTYFFVLWALGIRLKDFMKRTVI; translated from the coding sequence ATGAATCTGCTTAAAGCACTTGCCACCGTTGGGAGTATGACATTTCTCTCGCGCATCTTGGGTTTCGTTCGCGACACCTTGATTGCACGCGTGTTCGGTGCTGGTGTTGCAACAGATGCTTTTTTTGTTGCCTTCAAAATACCGAATCTCTTACGTCGAATTTCAGCTGAAGGTGCTTTTTCGCAGGCCTTTGTACCTATTCTGGCTGAGTATAAAAAACAGCGCAGTGTCGATGAAACCAAGGCCTTGATTAACCATGTGGCTACCTTGCTGGGGCTTTTTTTAGTCGTCATTACCATTCTAGGGATGTTAGCTGCCCCTTGGGTGGTGCAAGTAAGTGCACCAGGGTTCGCGGCCGATAAAGCCAAATTTGATTTAACGGTCGATTTACTGCGTGTCACCTTCCCGTATATTTTCTTTATTTCATTGGTTTCGCTGGCGGGTGGCGTACTCAACACTTTCGGTAATTTCCGTGTGCCAGCCATGACGCCTGTTTGGTTGAATCTTTCGTTTATTGCCGCAGTGATGTTTGTTGCGCCTTATTTTGATCATTCAGTGATGGTCTTGGGCTGGGCGGTTTTTGCGGGCGGTATCGCACAATTAATCTATCAACTCCCTTACCTGCGAAAACTAGGCTTGTTGCCAAGGTTTGAGATTAACTTAAAAGATGCCGGTGTTTGGCGCATTCTCAAATTGATGGGTCCAGCAATTTTCGGCGTATCAATTGCGCAAATTTCACTGCTCATCAACACCATTTTTGCTTCTTTTTTAGTCACGGGTAGTGTTTCTTGGCTTTATTATGCGGACCGTCTAATGGAGTTTCCTACCGGAATTTTAGGCGTGGCCTTGGGTACCATTTTGTTACCTAGTTTGGCGAAAAGCTACGCTGATAAATCCGACGGTGAGTACTCCCAATTATTGGACTGGGGCTTGAGACTCACATTCATTCTTGCATTGCCAGCGGCAGTTGCTTTGGCGGTGCTTTCGGTGCCACTAGTGACGGGCTTATTCCACTATGGGGCATTTAGTGCTTTAGACGTAGAGATGACCCGTCAAGCGTTGATGGCGTACAGCCTAGGTTTGTTAGGGCTGATTTTGGTAAAAGTGCTTGCGCCAGCATTTTACTCACGCCAAAACATTAAAACCCCAGTCAAAATTGCCTTGTTTACCTTGGCATCAACACAGCTCATGAATCTGGCTTTTATTGGCCCGTTTAAACACGCTGGTTTAGCCTTGGCGATTGGTCTAGGCGCTTGTATGAATGCGGGCTTGCTCTATTTTTATTTGCGTAAAGCGGGTGTGTTTAAGCCACAGCCTGGTTGGTATGCCTTTATGGCAAAACTTGCGCTAGCGGTTGGTGCTATGGCTTTGGTCTTACATTTTGCTGCTGGTTCAGACGCTACTTGGATGGCTTATAAGTTGGTGCCGAAATTGTTGCATTTATTGATATTGCTTGTGCTGGGCTCTGGCACCTATTTCTTTGTGCTATGGGCATTGGGTATTCGCCTCAAAGACTTTATGAAGCGCACTGTTATTTAG
- the purE gene encoding 5-(carboxyamino)imidazole ribonucleotide mutase: MTKTSPKVAIIMGSDSDWPTMKLAAQMLADFGVPYEAQVVSAHRTPDLMFEFAETASAKGIQVIIAGAGGAAHLPGMVAAKTTLPVLGVPVASKHLQGNDSLLSIVQMPKGIPVATFAIGDAGATNAGLFAVSILANSDVDLAKKLEDFRAAQTAKVLNMTLTEQP; encoded by the coding sequence ATGACTAAAACATCACCAAAAGTAGCCATTATTATGGGGTCTGACAGCGACTGGCCAACCATGAAATTGGCTGCGCAAATGTTGGCAGATTTCGGTGTGCCGTATGAAGCGCAAGTGGTTTCTGCACATCGCACACCAGACTTGATGTTTGAATTTGCCGAAACAGCTTCAGCTAAAGGCATTCAAGTGATTATCGCTGGTGCGGGGGGTGCTGCACACTTGCCTGGGATGGTTGCTGCTAAGACTACATTGCCTGTGTTAGGCGTTCCTGTTGCGAGTAAACACTTACAAGGTAACGACTCTTTACTCTCTATTGTGCAAATGCCAAAAGGCATTCCAGTGGCTACTTTTGCGATTGGCGATGCCGGAGCAACGAATGCTGGCTTGTTCGCTGTGTCTATTTTGGCGAATAGTGATGTAGATTTGGCTAAAAAACTAGAAGATTTTCGTGCGGCACAAACCGCAAAAGTATTGAATATGACATTAACGGAGCAGCCTTGA
- the proB gene encoding glutamate 5-kinase: protein MKSLLADAKCIVIKVGSSLVTNNGEGLDQMAIAAWAAQIAQLVRPANGDIQARKVVLVSSGAVAEGMQRLGWKKRPTAVNELQAAAAVGQMGLVQMYESCFAQHSLHTAQVLLTHDDLADRKRYLNARSTLRTLLDLGVIPIINENDTVVTDEIRFGDNDTLASLVANLIEADALVILTDQAGLYSADPRKNPDAKFIQHATAGDEALEQMAGGAGSSVGTGGMLTKVLAAKRAARSGAHTIIASGREKEVLIKLASGEVIGTHLHTEQGKMLAKKQWMADHLRVSGQLKLDTGAVKVLRTDGKSLLPVGVVAVEGSFERGDVVACLDEQGKEIARGLVNYSSAETARILRQPSSEIASILGYVDEAELIHRDNLILL, encoded by the coding sequence ATGAAATCATTATTAGCTGACGCAAAATGTATTGTGATTAAGGTAGGTTCTAGCCTAGTCACGAACAATGGCGAGGGTTTAGACCAAATGGCGATTGCTGCTTGGGCGGCTCAAATCGCCCAATTAGTGCGTCCAGCGAATGGCGATATTCAAGCAAGAAAAGTAGTGTTGGTTTCTAGTGGCGCAGTGGCCGAAGGTATGCAGCGCTTGGGCTGGAAAAAGCGTCCAACAGCGGTGAATGAGTTGCAAGCTGCGGCGGCAGTTGGCCAAATGGGCTTAGTGCAAATGTATGAGTCATGTTTTGCTCAGCACTCACTACATACAGCGCAAGTCTTACTGACTCATGATGATTTGGCTGACCGTAAGCGTTATCTCAATGCGCGTAGCACTTTGCGTACGCTGCTTGATTTAGGTGTGATTCCAATTATTAATGAGAACGATACTGTCGTCACTGATGAGATTCGTTTTGGGGACAATGATACCTTAGCTTCTTTGGTCGCTAATCTAATCGAAGCGGATGCTTTAGTGATTTTGACTGACCAAGCCGGCCTCTATTCAGCTGACCCACGCAAAAATCCTGATGCCAAGTTTATTCAGCACGCAACAGCCGGTGACGAAGCTTTGGAGCAAATGGCGGGTGGTGCTGGCAGTAGCGTAGGGACTGGCGGTATGTTGACTAAAGTTTTGGCGGCTAAGCGAGCAGCGCGAAGTGGCGCACATACAATTATTGCTTCTGGTCGTGAGAAAGAAGTGCTCATTAAGTTGGCTTCTGGCGAAGTCATTGGCACGCACCTGCACACAGAGCAAGGCAAAATGCTTGCTAAGAAACAGTGGATGGCAGACCATTTGCGTGTTTCTGGCCAATTAAAACTCGATACTGGCGCAGTAAAAGTGTTGCGGACTGACGGTAAAAGTTTATTACCAGTCGGGGTTGTAGCGGTTGAAGGCAGTTTTGAACGTGGCGATGTTGTGGCTTGTTTAGATGAGCAAGGCAAAGAAATCGCCCGCGGATTAGTGAATTATTCTTCAGCTGAAACAGCGCGAATTTTGCGTCAGCCGAGCAGTGAGATTGCATCCATTTTGGGTTATGTGGATGAAGCTGAATTGATACACCGAGATAACCTTATTCTTTTGTAA